The Arachis ipaensis cultivar K30076 chromosome B07, Araip1.1, whole genome shotgun sequence genome includes a window with the following:
- the LOC107609261 gene encoding probable F-box protein At4g22165 produces MGDDIDGWANIHDDILKEIAEHFYSYDDFIRLRLVCKQWSLKLPEISSEILWLLVPEESSSTHIYEDEEIYHLMNLPIADEVPLDIQSLDEDEIHHLKLPEMQNKLIRGSFGGWLIVLDIYQCSMYMLNAFTKVRLDLPPISTFPDIVDYNPNNYGFEYTVWNWDDDNRDDYRISSSLKNRVHVWKVIINSCPSNDNEDFLAVAIYGPRCTLAFYKPNDKRWLDLSRKSSFHDVIFFGEKIYAVDEGGQLYEFDTNTKSGPVGGIHEAKPPSDAALGPYQLKYLVGCANGSLLMLARHFMPGSHWTYKFDIYELKKNAKEWSRLDSLKNYALMIGLNSSVQMLPASLQTKGNQIYFTDNLIELKSLDCAEYQDIGIFNLDDGSCQTLLDEEKFTCPPVWCYSSSFL; encoded by the coding sequence ATGGGTGACGACATTGATGGATGGGCAAACATTCATGATGACATCTTGAAGGAAATTGCAGAGCACTTTTATTCGTACGATGATTTCATCCGACTTCGTTTAGTTTGCAAGCAATGGAGCTTGAAACTTCCAGAGATCTCCAGCGAGATTTTGTGGCTGCTGGTACCTGAAGAATCTTCCAGTACTCATATTTATGAAGACGAGGAGATCTACCATCTCATGAACTTACCTATTGCTGATGAAGTACCGCTTGATATTCAGTCTCTTGATGAAGACGAGATCCACCATCTCAAGCTACCAGAGATGCAGAACAAATTGATCCGTGGTTCTTTTGGTGGATGGTTGATCGTCCTAGATATATACCAATGTTCGATGTATATGTTAAATGCATTTACAAAGGTCCGTTTAGATCTTCCTCCAATATCAACTTTTCCGGATATAGTTGACTACAATCCTAACAATTATGGCTTTGAATATACTGTTTGGAATTGGGATGATGACAATAGGGATGATTACCGGATATCGAGTAGTTTAAAAAATAGAGTCCATGTTTGGAAGGTTATTATAAATTCATGTCCTAGCAATGACAATGAAGATTTTTTGGCAGTGGCCATATATGGACCTCGTTGTACATTAGCCTTTTACAAACCAAATGACAAGAGATGGTTAGATCTTTCTAGAAAATCATCGTTTCATGATGTCATATTTTTTGGAGAGAAGATATATGCAGTAGACGAAGGTGGCCAGCTATACGAATTTGATACAAACACAAAATCAGGGCCTGTAGGTGGTATTCATGAAGCCAAACCTCCCTCTGATGCTGCGCTGGGTCCTTACCAGCTTAAATATTTGGTTGGGTGTGCTAACGGAAGTTTATTGATGTTGGCGAGACATTTTATGCCTGGAAGTCACTGGACTTACAAATTTGATATCTATGAATTAAAGAAGAATGCAAAAGAATGGTCCAGACTAGATAGTTTGAAAAATTACGCACTGATGATTGGACTCAACTCTTCTGTTCAAATGCTGCCTGCAAGTCTTCAAACCAAAGGAAATCAAATCTACTTTACAGATAACCTAATAGAATTGAAATCGCTGGACTGTGCCGAATATCAAGATATTGGCATCTTCAACTTGGACGATGGAAGTTGTCAAACACTATTAGACGAAGAAAAGTTCACGTGTCCTCCCGTCTGGTGTTATTCTAGCTCATTTCTTTag